The following proteins are encoded in a genomic region of Micromonospora olivasterospora:
- a CDS encoding GNAT family N-acetyltransferase, whose translation MPSSPRLEEITPDNVEAACELRVRPDQEHLVAPVAKSLAEAYAWREIAWPRLVYDGDELVGFPMGFFRIQWRHDDPADLRSGLWRLNIAADRQGRGYGRFAVRAVSEEARRRGETRIYTTWEPGDDGPEEFYRRLGFRLTGESSGGQTVGTLGL comes from the coding sequence ATGCCCTCCTCGCCGCGCCTCGAAGAGATCACGCCGGACAACGTCGAGGCCGCGTGCGAGCTGCGCGTACGGCCCGACCAGGAGCACCTGGTCGCGCCGGTCGCCAAGTCACTGGCCGAGGCGTACGCGTGGCGGGAGATCGCCTGGCCCCGGCTGGTCTACGACGGCGACGAGCTGGTCGGCTTCCCGATGGGCTTCTTCCGCATCCAGTGGCGGCACGACGACCCGGCCGACCTGCGGTCCGGGCTGTGGCGGCTGAACATCGCCGCCGACCGCCAGGGGCGCGGGTACGGGCGCTTCGCCGTCCGGGCGGTCTCCGAGGAGGCGCGGCGGCGCGGGGAGACCCGGATCTACACGACGTGGGAGCCGGGCGACGACGGGCCGGAGGAGTTCTACCGGCGGCTGGGGTTCCGGCTCACCGGGGAGTCCAGCGGCGGCCAGACCGTCGGCACGCTGGGGTTGTAG
- a CDS encoding alpha/beta fold hydrolase: MREHTVPGDPTLAVRDLGGDRPPLVLLHGAGGDSAGLLPLAERLRGAYRVVLPDLRGHGRSGAAPWSWAGALDDLARVVAALGLDRPAVVGGSLGGMLAARWAARQPECPGAVSLDGLPVPSRPDQLAGLDPTRAAAELARLEAVFAGMAAAMPDPAEADRLRRAMADLDLDAACRALAAPLLLVLATEDLPAQQPFAELYAAYRRGTLARLTAIAARQPRLRLHPLPGASHAMLAERPDRIAELVAGFLAERP, translated from the coding sequence ATGCGTGAGCACACCGTCCCCGGCGACCCGACCCTCGCCGTACGCGACCTCGGCGGCGACCGTCCACCCCTGGTGCTGCTGCACGGCGCGGGCGGCGACTCGGCCGGGCTGCTCCCGCTCGCCGAGCGGCTGCGCGGCGCGTACCGGGTGGTGCTGCCCGACCTGCGCGGGCACGGCCGCTCCGGCGCCGCGCCGTGGAGCTGGGCCGGCGCGCTGGACGACCTCGCCCGGGTCGTCGCCGCGCTGGGCCTCGACCGGCCCGCCGTCGTCGGCGGGTCCCTCGGCGGCATGCTCGCCGCCCGGTGGGCCGCCCGCCAGCCGGAGTGCCCCGGCGCCGTCAGCCTGGACGGGCTGCCGGTGCCCAGCCGGCCCGACCAGCTCGCCGGCCTCGACCCGACCCGGGCGGCCGCCGAGCTGGCCCGGCTGGAGGCCGTGTTCGCCGGCATGGCCGCCGCGATGCCCGACCCGGCGGAGGCCGACCGGCTGCGCCGCGCCATGGCCGACCTCGACCTCGACGCCGCCTGCCGGGCGCTGGCCGCCCCGCTGCTGCTGGTGCTCGCCACCGAGGACCTGCCCGCGCAGCAGCCCTTCGCCGAGCTGTACGCGGCATACCGGCGGGGCACCCTCGCCCGGCTCACCGCGATCGCCGCCAGGCAGCCGCGGCTGCGCCTCCACCCGCTCCCCGGGGCCAGCCACGCCATGCTCGCCGAGCGCCCCGACCGGATCGCGGAGCTGGTCGCGGGCTTCCTCGCCGAGCGACCATGA
- a CDS encoding alpha/beta hydrolase family protein, whose product MTERGVLLWIHGGGWRARSTEDGGALAGHGLRMVQATYRLAAEARWPAQLDHVRAAARAARAGADGGRLLVGGDSAGAMLALHLALRGVDRPDDVAGALAYWPPVDPLGEDHLRLGRADDPWAGLLGHRPAPGDPATADATVGTHAGNRVPVLLVHGVADGSVPATQSVALAGALLAAGHPVHAWITHGGARARPGPPRHPRGDRGLP is encoded by the coding sequence ATGACGGAACGCGGGGTGCTGCTGTGGATCCACGGCGGCGGCTGGCGCGCCCGGTCCACGGAGGACGGCGGCGCGCTGGCCGGGCACGGGCTGCGGATGGTGCAGGCGACGTACCGGCTGGCCGCCGAGGCGCGCTGGCCGGCGCAGCTCGACCACGTACGCGCGGCGGCACGCGCGGCCCGGGCCGGGGCGGACGGAGGCCGGCTGCTCGTCGGCGGCGACTCGGCCGGGGCGATGCTGGCCCTGCACCTGGCCCTGCGCGGAGTGGACCGGCCGGACGACGTGGCCGGCGCGCTGGCGTACTGGCCGCCGGTCGACCCCCTCGGCGAGGACCATCTGCGGCTGGGCCGCGCCGACGACCCGTGGGCCGGGCTGCTCGGCCATCGCCCCGCCCCCGGCGATCCCGCCACGGCGGACGCGACGGTCGGCACCCACGCCGGCAACCGGGTGCCGGTCCTGCTGGTGCACGGGGTCGCCGACGGGTCCGTGCCGGCGACCCAGTCGGTCGCCCTCGCGGGCGCGCTGCTGGCGGCCGGGCACCCGGTACACGCCTGGATCACCCACGGGGGGGCACGCGCTCGACCTGGACCGCCCAGACATCCGCGCGGCGACCGCGGCCTTCCTTGA
- a CDS encoding glycogen debranching N-terminal domain-containing protein yields the protein MADTNTVRILDGSTFVVSEDTGDIEATPSEPTGLFSLDTRFLSRWVLTVNGQRLNALSYDDLQYYEARFFLVPGMATHYVDAKLSIIRERIVCGSFHEQLTILNHDEKPVDLEIRMDAGSDFADLFQVKDEIVNKKGEIYSEVEPGRLRLGYRRGNFKRETIITSSQPARYDRDGFAYTLHLEPNERWVADIDVRTYALGPGGRDLRIGLRAHGSSERLALERDLQEWIANAPKVNAECEHLGRTYKRSLIDLAALRFSPLSLGGATLPAAGLPWFMTMFGRDSILTCLQVLPFAPTLSSTTLRILASLQGTRFDDFRDEDPGRILHEMRYGETAAFEEQPHSPYYGTADATPLFVVLLDEYEKWTGDEALVRELERECRAALRWIDDYADLVGNGYIWYERRNTDTGLENQCWKDSWDSLSYRDGRLPGYPRATCELQGYAYDAKVRAARLAREFWRDPAYAEQLEREAAELKERFNRDWWVEDGEYYALALDPEGRHLDVLSSNIGHLLWSGIVDDARAEKIARHLVGPRLFSGWGVRTLAEGEVRYNPIGYHNGTIWPFDNSFIAWGLRRYGFAEEAATIADGIIAAAQYFDGRLPEAFGGYPRELTKFPVEYPTACSPQAWSTGTPMLLLRTMLGLEPHEGHLGVEPRLPVGMGRIEVLDIPGRWGRLDAFARGRLDLHQLAA from the coding sequence ATGGCGGATACCAACACGGTCCGGATCCTGGACGGCAGTACCTTCGTGGTCTCCGAGGACACCGGCGACATCGAGGCGACGCCGAGCGAGCCGACGGGCCTGTTCTCGCTCGACACCCGGTTCCTGTCCCGCTGGGTGCTGACGGTCAACGGGCAGCGGCTCAACGCCCTGTCCTACGACGACCTCCAGTACTACGAGGCGCGGTTCTTCCTGGTGCCCGGCATGGCGACCCACTACGTCGACGCGAAGCTGTCGATCATCCGCGAGCGCATCGTCTGCGGCAGCTTCCACGAGCAGTTGACCATCCTCAACCACGACGAGAAGCCGGTCGACCTGGAGATCCGGATGGACGCCGGCTCCGACTTCGCCGACCTGTTCCAGGTCAAGGACGAGATCGTGAACAAGAAGGGGGAGATCTACAGCGAGGTCGAGCCGGGCCGGCTGCGGCTGGGCTACCGGCGGGGCAACTTCAAGCGGGAGACGATCATCACCTCGTCGCAACCCGCCCGGTACGACCGCGACGGCTTCGCGTACACGCTCCACCTGGAGCCGAACGAGCGGTGGGTGGCCGACATCGACGTGCGGACGTACGCGCTGGGCCCGGGCGGGCGGGACCTGCGGATAGGGCTGCGGGCGCATGGCAGCAGCGAGCGGCTGGCACTGGAGCGCGACCTGCAGGAGTGGATCGCCAACGCGCCGAAGGTGAACGCCGAGTGCGAGCACCTGGGCCGGACGTACAAGCGCAGCCTTATCGACCTGGCGGCGCTGCGCTTCTCGCCGCTGTCGCTCGGCGGGGCGACGCTGCCGGCGGCGGGCCTGCCATGGTTCATGACGATGTTCGGCCGGGACAGCATCCTCACCTGCCTCCAGGTGCTGCCGTTCGCCCCAACCCTGTCCAGTACGACGCTGCGCATCCTCGCCTCCCTGCAGGGCACCCGGTTCGACGACTTCCGGGACGAGGACCCGGGCCGGATCCTGCACGAGATGCGGTACGGCGAGACCGCCGCGTTCGAGGAGCAGCCGCACTCGCCGTACTACGGGACGGCGGACGCCACCCCGCTGTTCGTGGTGCTGCTCGACGAGTACGAGAAGTGGACCGGGGACGAGGCGCTGGTCAGGGAGCTGGAACGGGAGTGCCGGGCCGCGCTGAGGTGGATCGACGACTACGCCGACCTGGTGGGCAACGGCTACATCTGGTACGAGCGGCGCAACACCGACACCGGCCTGGAGAACCAGTGCTGGAAGGACTCGTGGGACTCGCTGTCGTACCGGGACGGCCGGCTGCCCGGCTATCCCCGGGCCACCTGTGAGCTGCAGGGGTACGCGTACGACGCGAAGGTCCGGGCGGCGCGGCTCGCCCGGGAGTTCTGGCGGGACCCGGCGTACGCCGAGCAGTTGGAGCGGGAGGCGGCGGAGCTGAAGGAGCGGTTCAACCGGGACTGGTGGGTCGAGGACGGGGAGTACTACGCCCTCGCGCTGGACCCGGAGGGCCGCCACCTGGACGTGCTCAGCTCGAACATCGGCCACCTGCTGTGGAGCGGCATCGTCGACGACGCCCGGGCCGAGAAGATCGCGCGGCACCTGGTGGGGCCGAGGCTGTTCTCCGGCTGGGGCGTGCGGACGCTGGCCGAGGGGGAGGTCCGCTACAACCCGATCGGCTACCACAACGGCACGATCTGGCCGTTCGACAACTCGTTCATCGCCTGGGGCCTGCGCCGGTACGGGTTCGCCGAGGAGGCCGCCACGATCGCCGACGGCATCATCGCCGCCGCCCAGTACTTCGACGGCCGGCTGCCGGAGGCGTTCGGCGGGTATCCGCGGGAGCTGACGAAGTTCCCGGTGGAGTATCCGACGGCGTGCAGCCCGCAGGCCTGGTCGACGGGTACGCCGATGCTGCTGCTGCGCACGATGCTCGGCCTCGAGCCGCACGAGGGTCACCTGGGGGTGGAGCCGCGCCTGCCGGTCGGCATGGGCCGGATCGAGGTGCTGGACATCCCGGGCCGCTGGGGCAGGTTGGACGCCTTCGCCCGCGGCCGGCTCGACCTGCACCAACTGGCCGCCTGA
- a CDS encoding SCP2 sterol-binding domain-containing protein translates to MTEATTRFFEGLNRRGYEPLLAKTSGTLRFDLCEGAQTTHWLLAIDRGNLRVSQENREADTIVATCPELLDLLASGREDGIAAWLRGDMTVTGDARLVVQVERLFPGPPDSHGPRRIFEREAR, encoded by the coding sequence ATGACGGAAGCGACCACGCGGTTCTTCGAGGGGCTGAACCGGCGGGGGTACGAGCCGCTGCTGGCCAAGACCTCCGGGACCCTGCGTTTCGACCTGTGCGAGGGGGCGCAGACCACGCACTGGCTCCTGGCGATCGACCGGGGGAACCTGCGGGTGAGCCAGGAGAACCGGGAGGCGGACACGATCGTCGCGACCTGCCCGGAACTGTTGGACCTGCTCGCCTCCGGCCGGGAGGACGGCATCGCGGCCTGGCTGCGCGGGGACATGACGGTGACCGGTGACGCCCGGCTGGTGGTGCAGGTGGAGCGGCTGTTTCCCGGGCCGCCGGACAGCCACGGGCCGCGCCGGATCTTCGAGAGGGAGGCGCGCTGA
- a CDS encoding CBS domain-containing protein produces MTTVGEFMTTRLVTMDGNDSLTAAAQEMRDSAIGDVVVTDGDNVVGIVTDRDITVRAVAQSMDPGTTRLNQIISRDVVTVSQNDDAVAAADLMRTYAVRRLPVVDDGRLVGLVSMGDLAVEREPQSVLADISADDPNN; encoded by the coding sequence ATGACAACGGTCGGAGAGTTCATGACGACCCGGTTGGTGACGATGGACGGCAACGACTCGCTCACGGCCGCGGCGCAGGAGATGCGCGACAGCGCCATCGGCGACGTGGTGGTGACCGACGGCGACAACGTGGTCGGCATCGTCACGGACCGGGACATCACGGTCCGGGCCGTGGCCCAGAGCATGGACCCCGGCACGACCAGGCTCAACCAGATCATCAGCCGCGACGTGGTGACGGTGAGCCAGAACGACGACGCGGTGGCCGCCGCGGACCTCATGCGCACGTACGCCGTACGCCGCCTGCCGGTGGTCGACGACGGCCGGCTGGTCGGCCTGGTCTCGATGGGCGACCTCGCGGTCGAGCGGGAGCCGCAGTCGGTGCTGGCGGACATCAGCGCCGACGACCCCAACAACTGA
- a CDS encoding PPOX class F420-dependent oxidoreductase, producing MTDETERQALTDVVAGRWLGVLATIKRDGRPQLSNVVYSFDRERMLIRVSVTDGRAKTANLRRDPRASFHASSDDGWSYAVAEARAELTPVAERPDAPTVEELVVLYRAVQGEHPDWDDFRAAMVAERRLVLRLHVERLYGMPPRG from the coding sequence ATGACGGACGAGACCGAGCGGCAGGCCCTGACCGACGTGGTCGCCGGCCGGTGGCTGGGCGTGCTGGCGACCATCAAGCGGGACGGCCGGCCGCAACTGTCGAACGTGGTCTACTCCTTCGACCGGGAGCGGATGCTGATCCGGGTTTCGGTGACCGACGGGCGGGCGAAGACGGCCAACCTGCGCCGCGACCCCCGGGCCAGCTTCCATGCGAGCAGCGACGACGGTTGGTCGTACGCGGTCGCCGAGGCGCGCGCCGAGCTGACCCCGGTCGCCGAGCGTCCGGACGCCCCGACGGTCGAGGAACTCGTCGTGCTCTACCGGGCCGTGCAGGGCGAACACCCGGACTGGGACGACTTCCGGGCCGCGATGGTGGCCGAGCGCCGGCTGGTGCTGCGGCTGCACGTCGAGCGCCTCTACGGCATGCCCCCGCGCGGCTGA
- a CDS encoding aspartate-semialdehyde dehydrogenase codes for MRIGIVGATGQVGGVMRQVLAEREFPAEQVRLFASARSAGRTLPWRDGEVTVEDATTADYSGLDIVLFSAGKGTARELAPRVAAAGAVVIDNSSAFRMDPDVPLVVAEVNPHAAARRPKGIIANPNCTTMAAMPVLRPLHAEAGLTGLVVSTYQAVSGAGLAGVAELDEQVRKVAEQAAGLTFDGAAVEFPAPRVFSRPIAFNVLPLAGSVVDDGSEETDEEQKLRNESRKILEIPGLKVSGTCVRVPVFTGHSLQINARFARPITPQRARELLDGAPGVALSDVPTPLDAAGQDPTYVGRIRADETVEHGLALFCSNDNLRKGAALNAVQIAELVAAAR; via the coding sequence ATGAGGATCGGCATTGTGGGAGCCACCGGGCAGGTCGGTGGCGTGATGCGGCAGGTGCTGGCGGAACGGGAGTTCCCGGCGGAGCAGGTGCGACTGTTCGCCTCCGCCCGGTCGGCGGGGCGAACCCTGCCGTGGCGGGACGGCGAGGTGACCGTCGAGGACGCCACCACCGCCGACTACTCCGGGCTGGACATCGTGCTCTTTTCCGCCGGAAAGGGCACGGCCAGGGAGTTGGCGCCCCGCGTCGCCGCGGCCGGCGCGGTCGTCATCGACAACTCGTCGGCGTTCCGGATGGACCCGGACGTCCCGCTGGTCGTCGCCGAGGTCAACCCGCACGCGGCCGCCCGCCGCCCCAAGGGCATCATCGCCAACCCGAACTGCACCACGATGGCCGCGATGCCGGTGCTGCGCCCGCTGCACGCCGAGGCCGGCCTGACCGGGCTGGTCGTCTCGACGTACCAGGCGGTCTCCGGTGCCGGCCTGGCCGGCGTGGCCGAGCTGGACGAGCAGGTCCGCAAGGTGGCCGAACAGGCCGCCGGGCTGACCTTCGACGGCGCGGCGGTGGAGTTCCCGGCGCCCCGGGTGTTCTCCCGGCCGATCGCGTTCAACGTGCTGCCGCTCGCCGGCTCGGTCGTCGACGACGGCTCCGAGGAGACCGACGAGGAGCAGAAGCTGCGCAACGAGAGCCGCAAGATCCTGGAGATCCCCGGGCTCAAGGTGTCCGGCACCTGCGTCCGGGTACCGGTCTTCACCGGCCACTCGCTCCAGATCAACGCCCGGTTCGCCCGGCCGATCACTCCGCAGCGGGCCCGCGAGCTGCTCGACGGGGCCCCCGGGGTGGCGCTGTCCGACGTGCCGACGCCGCTGGACGCCGCCGGGCAGGACCCGACGTACGTGGGCCGGATCCGGGCCGACGAGACGGTGGAGCACGGGCTCGCCCTGTTCTGCTCCAACGACAACCTGCGCAAGGGTGCCGCGCTGAACGCGGTGCAGATCGCCGAGCTGGTCGCCGCCGCCCGCTGA
- a CDS encoding M16 family metallopeptidase encodes MSLIADRPGPGLARPYRFPQVVRRTVAGGPVVAAHLPGQNLAVALLLLDAGAGREPVGKEGLGAVLTKALEEGTAQRDAAAYALALEGLGTELVTGLDWDSFQVSVQVPVDRLGAAVELLAEAVRTPRMDPGDVRRVRDDEATALRMDWANPGPRADAVLRADLFGAENRWGRPMYGDPDSVAGLDVEDVTVFHSEWFLRPGTLIIAGDLERIDLDALGAAAFAGTGGGPAERGGPIEVPPHAQRRIILVDRPGSVQSTLRLGHPSPHRAHPDHVPTTLAGTVLGGAFTSRLNHLIREVHGYTYGIRGDFASSRRFGRFAVSSAVQTAVTAPALVEAVGEISRTQAGGVNEDELAVARSWRAGQLSVELQSPRSIASALTTLVVHDLPDDYHARLREALLAADVADVSAAAAAHLHPESLTLVVEGDAAVIRDDLTATGLGEVVNPPPL; translated from the coding sequence GTGAGCCTCATCGCCGACCGTCCCGGGCCGGGGCTGGCCCGGCCGTACCGGTTTCCCCAGGTGGTCCGGCGGACCGTCGCCGGCGGCCCGGTCGTCGCCGCGCACCTGCCCGGGCAGAATCTCGCCGTGGCGCTGCTGCTGCTCGACGCCGGCGCCGGGCGGGAGCCCGTCGGCAAGGAGGGGCTCGGCGCCGTGCTAACCAAGGCGCTGGAGGAGGGCACCGCGCAGCGGGACGCCGCCGCGTACGCGCTTGCCCTGGAGGGGCTCGGTACCGAGCTGGTGACCGGGCTGGACTGGGACTCGTTCCAGGTGAGCGTCCAGGTGCCGGTGGACCGGCTGGGCGCCGCCGTGGAGTTGCTGGCGGAGGCCGTCCGCACGCCCAGGATGGACCCGGGCGACGTGCGCCGGGTCCGCGACGACGAGGCGACCGCGCTGCGGATGGACTGGGCGAACCCGGGCCCCCGCGCCGACGCGGTGCTGCGCGCGGACCTGTTCGGCGCCGAGAACCGCTGGGGCCGGCCGATGTACGGCGACCCGGACTCGGTCGCCGGCCTGGACGTCGAGGACGTCACCGTCTTCCATTCCGAGTGGTTCCTCCGCCCGGGCACCCTGATCATCGCCGGCGACCTGGAGCGGATCGACCTGGACGCGCTCGGCGCGGCGGCCTTCGCGGGTACGGGCGGCGGCCCGGCCGAGCGGGGCGGCCCGATCGAGGTCCCGCCGCACGCGCAGCGACGGATCATCCTGGTCGACCGGCCGGGGTCGGTGCAGTCCACGCTGCGGCTGGGGCACCCGTCCCCGCACCGGGCACACCCGGACCACGTACCGACGACCCTGGCGGGGACGGTGCTCGGTGGGGCCTTCACCTCCCGCCTGAACCACCTGATCCGCGAGGTGCACGGCTACACGTACGGCATCCGGGGCGACTTCGCCTCGTCCCGCCGGTTCGGCCGGTTCGCGGTCAGTTCCGCCGTGCAGACGGCCGTCACCGCGCCGGCGCTGGTCGAGGCGGTGGGCGAGATCAGCCGTACGCAGGCCGGCGGGGTGAACGAGGACGAGCTGGCGGTGGCCCGCTCCTGGCGGGCCGGGCAGCTCTCGGTCGAGCTGCAGAGTCCCCGGTCGATCGCCTCGGCCCTGACCACGCTGGTCGTGCACGATCTGCCGGACGACTACCACGCCCGGCTGCGCGAGGCGCTGCTCGCCGCCGACGTGGCCGACGTCTCGGCGGCGGCCGCCGCCCACCTGCACCCGGAGTCGCTGACCCTGGTGGTCGAGGGCGACGCCGCGGTGATCCGCGACGACCTCACCGCCACGGGCCTGGGCGAGGTCGTCAACCCCCCACCCCTCTAA
- a CDS encoding M16 family metallopeptidase produces the protein MPDSGYPWPIETTRLDNGLRVVVSEDRAAPAVAVNLWYDVGSRHEPEGQTGFAHLFEHLMFEGSVNVAKTEHMKFVQGAGGSLNATTNPDRTNYFETLPAEHLELALWLEADRMGGLVPALTQETLDNQREVVKNERRQRYENVPYGDAWLRLLPLLYPPGHPYHHATIGSMADLDAADLATFQGFHRTYYAPNNAVLTVVGDTTATEVFALADKYFGAIPAREDIPAAPDGRHVPATGEPARETVTAAVPAPRVFVAHRTHPFGTPGYDVATVLAAMLGSGRGSRLYQRLADGERIAQPDLVAAYGVDLAYAPAPLVVTATARPGVTAERLEAGVAEVVDELVTVPVTATELDRAKALLTTAWWRQMSTVDGRADTLGRYATLFGDPAKAAERLPAWLAVTADQIAELAAEVLRPEDRVTLTYLPEENS, from the coding sequence ATGCCCGACAGCGGTTACCCCTGGCCGATCGAGACGACCCGACTGGACAACGGCCTGCGCGTGGTGGTGAGCGAGGACCGCGCCGCCCCGGCGGTGGCGGTGAACCTCTGGTACGACGTGGGCTCCCGCCACGAGCCGGAGGGACAGACGGGCTTCGCCCACCTCTTCGAGCACCTGATGTTCGAGGGGTCGGTGAACGTGGCGAAGACCGAGCACATGAAGTTCGTCCAGGGCGCGGGCGGCTCGCTCAACGCCACCACCAACCCCGACCGGACGAACTACTTCGAGACCCTGCCGGCCGAGCACCTGGAGTTGGCGCTCTGGCTGGAGGCCGACCGGATGGGCGGCCTGGTGCCGGCGCTGACCCAGGAGACGCTGGACAACCAGCGCGAGGTGGTCAAGAACGAGCGTCGCCAGCGCTACGAGAACGTCCCGTACGGCGACGCGTGGCTGCGGCTGCTGCCGCTGCTCTACCCGCCGGGTCACCCGTACCACCACGCGACGATCGGGTCGATGGCCGACCTGGACGCCGCCGACCTCGCCACGTTCCAGGGCTTCCACCGGACGTACTACGCGCCGAACAACGCCGTGCTCACTGTCGTCGGCGACACCACGGCGACCGAGGTGTTCGCGCTCGCCGACAAGTACTTCGGGGCCATCCCGGCCCGGGAGGACATCCCCGCCGCGCCCGACGGGCGGCACGTTCCGGCCACCGGCGAGCCGGCCCGGGAGACCGTGACCGCCGCCGTGCCCGCCCCCCGCGTGTTCGTCGCGCACCGCACCCACCCGTTCGGCACCCCCGGGTACGACGTCGCCACCGTGCTCGCCGCCATGCTGGGCAGCGGCCGGGGCAGCCGCCTCTACCAGCGGCTCGCCGACGGCGAGCGGATCGCCCAGCCCGACCTCGTCGCCGCGTACGGGGTGGACCTCGCGTACGCCCCCGCGCCGCTGGTCGTCACCGCCACCGCCCGGCCCGGGGTGACCGCCGAGCGGCTCGAAGCCGGGGTGGCCGAGGTGGTCGACGAGCTGGTCACGGTCCCCGTGACGGCCACCGAGCTGGACCGGGCCAAGGCGCTGCTCACCACGGCCTGGTGGCGGCAGATGTCCACCGTCGACGGTCGGGCCGACACCCTCGGCCGCTACGCCACCCTGTTCGGTGACCCGGCGAAGGCCGCCGAACGGCTGCCCGCCTGGCTCGCCGTGACCGCCGACCAGATCGCCGAGCTGGCCGCCGAGGTCCTGCGCCCCGAGGACCGGGTGACCCTGACCTACCTGCCGGAGGAGAACTCGTGA
- a CDS encoding 3-deoxy-7-phosphoheptulonate synthase codes for MTTPDRVIDQRIDRVVPLTTPALLHHDLPLEAPLAATVLDGRRAVGRVLDRADDRLLVVVGPCSVHDPAAALDYARRLRAAADRLADDLLIVMRVYFEKPRSTVGWKGLINDPGLDGSGDVNTGLRTARALLLDVLRLGLPVGCEFLDPITPQYIADTVGWGAIGARTVESQVHRQLASGLSMPIGMKNRPDGSITTAVDAIRAAGVPHVFPGIDVSGTPAIMHTRGNADGHLVLRGGRGGPNYDADSVAAALEQLGSAGLPERVVVDASHDNSGKDHRRQPLVAADVAAQLAAGQRGIVGIMLESFLLPGRQDLDPTRELEYGRSITDACIGWDTTAEVLDDLATAVRARRRTPALTTPA; via the coding sequence GTGACGACCCCCGACCGGGTCATCGACCAGCGGATCGACCGCGTCGTGCCGTTGACCACCCCTGCCCTGCTCCACCACGACCTGCCCCTGGAGGCACCGCTCGCCGCGACGGTGCTCGACGGCCGGCGCGCGGTCGGCCGCGTGCTGGACCGCGCCGACGACCGCCTGCTCGTGGTGGTCGGCCCCTGCTCCGTGCACGACCCGGCCGCCGCCCTCGACTACGCGCGGCGGCTGCGCGCGGCGGCCGACAGGCTCGCCGACGACCTGCTGATCGTGATGCGGGTCTACTTCGAGAAGCCGCGCTCCACCGTCGGCTGGAAGGGCCTGATCAACGATCCCGGGCTGGACGGCTCCGGCGACGTGAACACCGGCCTGCGTACGGCGCGGGCGCTGCTGCTGGACGTGCTGCGCCTCGGCCTCCCGGTGGGCTGCGAGTTCCTCGACCCGATCACCCCGCAGTACATCGCCGACACGGTCGGCTGGGGCGCGATCGGTGCTCGGACGGTGGAAAGCCAGGTGCACCGGCAGCTCGCCTCGGGCCTGTCCATGCCGATCGGAATGAAGAACCGTCCCGACGGCAGCATCACGACGGCGGTGGACGCGATCCGGGCGGCCGGCGTCCCGCACGTCTTTCCCGGCATCGACGTCTCCGGCACCCCGGCGATCATGCACACCCGGGGCAACGCCGACGGTCACCTGGTCCTGCGCGGCGGCCGGGGCGGCCCGAACTACGACGCGGACTCCGTCGCGGCGGCGCTGGAGCAGCTCGGGTCGGCCGGGCTGCCGGAGCGCGTGGTGGTCGACGCCAGCCACGACAACAGCGGCAAGGACCACCGCCGTCAGCCGCTGGTCGCCGCCGACGTCGCGGCTCAGCTCGCCGCCGGCCAGCGCGGCATCGTCGGCATCATGCTGGAGAGCTTCCTGCTCCCCGGGCGGCAGGACCTGGACCCGACCCGGGAGCTGGAGTACGGCCGCTCCATCACGGATGCCTGCATCGGCTGGGACACGACGGCGGAGGTGCTGGACGACCTGGCGACTGCCGTCCGCGCCCGCCGCCGCACCCCGGCCCTGACCACCCCCGCCTAA
- a CDS encoding DUF1360 domain-containing protein has product MTQSTLKQKVARLRQAYAPHEHRPLGGYLAAMGTYAGVTASIAALAKATGRPVPERPAAADVVLLGIATHKLSRLLSKDAVTSPLRAPFTRYDRPTGSGEVMEQVRDSGSSTRHAIGELLSCPFCLAVWVATGLTGGLVLAPRLTRLVATALTAVAASDFLQMGYAVAQRAAEGGRQD; this is encoded by the coding sequence TTGACCCAGAGCACCCTGAAACAGAAGGTGGCGCGGCTGCGCCAGGCGTACGCGCCGCACGAGCACCGCCCGCTGGGGGGCTACCTGGCGGCGATGGGCACGTACGCGGGGGTGACCGCCTCGATCGCCGCGCTGGCCAAGGCGACCGGCCGACCCGTACCGGAACGGCCCGCCGCCGCGGACGTGGTGCTGCTCGGCATCGCCACCCACAAACTGAGCCGGCTGCTGTCCAAGGACGCCGTCACCAGCCCGCTGCGCGCCCCCTTCACCCGCTACGACCGCCCGACCGGCAGCGGCGAGGTGATGGAGCAGGTCAGGGACTCCGGCAGCTCCACCCGGCACGCCATCGGCGAGCTGCTCAGCTGCCCGTTCTGCCTGGCCGTGTGGGTCGCCACCGGCCTCACGGGCGGCCTCGTGCTGGCCCCCCGGCTGACCCGGCTGGTGGCCACCGCGCTGACCGCGGTGGCCGCGTCCGACTTCCTCCAGATGGGCTACGCGGTGGCGCAGCGGGCCGCCGAGGGTGGTCGCCAGGACTGA